Proteins found in one Candidatus Diapherotrites archaeon genomic segment:
- a CDS encoding GNAT family N-acetyltransferase, with amino-acid sequence MTIRLATLANLETILPIMRKLDDENNHYSEEKAKKDIEDQHMYVSVHHKKIVGAMVVDTYIGTCEIVRIVSNQKGSGREMIEYVIEKCKKEKIPKVWCWSSSRHNVEGFYEKMGFEERYLLRKQWHGKDCWLFGKVIPLGKDH; translated from the coding sequence ATGACAATACGACTAGCCACTCTCGCAAATTTGGAAACCATACTCCCCATCATGCGTAAATTAGATGACGAGAACAATCATTATTCCGAAGAGAAGGCAAAGAAGGACATCGAGGATCAGCACATGTATGTTTCGGTGCACCACAAGAAAATTGTTGGAGCGATGGTTGTGGACACCTACATCGGCACATGTGAAATTGTGCGGATTGTTTCAAACCAAAAAGGAAGCGGACGAGAAATGATCGAATATGTGATAGAAAAATGCAAGAAAGAGAAAATTCCTAAAGTATGGTGCTGGAGTTCCTCCCGGCATAACGTGGAGGGGTTTTACGAGAAAATGGGATTTGAAGAAAGATATTTGCTCCGCAAGCAGTGGCATGGAAAGGACTGTTGGCTATTTGGAAAAGTCATTCCGCTGGGCAAAGACCATTAA
- the truD gene encoding tRNA pseudouridine(13) synthase TruD, giving the protein MPLPYLTKTPPLGGQLKRRIEDFMVEEVLEDGTICAIEHLHTIPFPRVNLDIPPNLEPRTHDQLHLWMEKFNIETTFAIRLLSRGTSTGVKRIGYAGLKDKRGITCQRISLWKPDVEKLKRFNVRGLSFHHASWSEKRIELGDLRGNQFRIGIRDIAFSPEETKARIEAFQTHLGKGLPNYYGEQRFGGHRQVTHVVGKLLLQNKLEEAVMTYLTKPTPGEEEEIAAARKTLSETHDFSRALKMFPDKFHFEKAMLDHLHTKPNDFAGAFQKLPQKTRYLFTHAYQSHVFNAIIAERLTRGLFYPIEGDVLVDGVPTAILPGIKTTFATGLAGEIENDVMTQEGITPGFFAQAKMGELMSWGIRKPMMLRVNDFRLLQVGEDVWYPGKNFARVAFSLGKGAYATTVLRELMKTE; this is encoded by the coding sequence ATGCCCCTCCCCTATCTCACAAAAACCCCTCCCCTGGGCGGGCAATTGAAACGCCGCATCGAGGATTTCATGGTGGAGGAGGTTTTGGAGGATGGAACAATATGCGCCATCGAGCATTTGCATACCATTCCTTTTCCTCGAGTTAACTTGGATATTCCTCCCAATCTGGAACCGCGGACGCATGATCAATTGCATCTCTGGATGGAAAAATTCAATATCGAAACCACCTTCGCCATTCGTCTCCTTTCGCGGGGAACCAGCACTGGGGTCAAGCGCATCGGGTACGCGGGATTGAAGGACAAGCGGGGGATCACGTGCCAACGTATTTCTTTGTGGAAACCGGATGTGGAGAAACTAAAGCGGTTTAATGTGCGGGGGCTATCTTTCCATCATGCGAGTTGGTCGGAAAAACGCATCGAGTTGGGAGACCTGAGAGGCAACCAATTCCGCATTGGGATAAGAGACATTGCATTCTCACCTGAGGAGACTAAAGCGCGCATCGAGGCATTCCAAACCCACCTGGGAAAGGGGCTTCCTAATTATTATGGGGAGCAACGCTTCGGGGGACATAGACAAGTGACGCATGTTGTAGGGAAATTATTGCTGCAAAACAAACTGGAAGAGGCCGTCATGACATATCTGACCAAACCAACGCCGGGGGAGGAAGAGGAGATTGCCGCGGCACGGAAAACCCTTTCTGAAACACATGACTTTTCCCGCGCATTGAAGATGTTTCCCGACAAGTTCCATTTCGAAAAAGCCATGCTGGACCATCTGCACACCAAGCCCAATGATTTCGCGGGAGCCTTCCAGAAGCTGCCGCAGAAAACGCGATACTTATTCACTCACGCCTACCAGAGCCACGTGTTCAATGCCATCATCGCGGAACGATTGACGCGAGGGCTATTTTATCCCATCGAGGGGGATGTACTTGTAGATGGGGTGCCTACGGCGATATTGCCAGGAATCAAAACCACGTTCGCTACTGGTTTAGCGGGAGAGATTGAAAATGATGTGATGACGCAGGAGGGCATCACGCCTGGTTTTTTTGCCCAAGCCAAGATGGGCGAACTCATGAGCTGGGGGATCCGCAAACCCATGATGCTGCGCGTGAATGATTTCCGATTGCTCCAGGTGGGAGAAGATGTTTGGTATCCGGGAAAAAATTTTGCCCGCGTCGCCTTCTCATTAGGAAAAGGGGCGTATGCCACCACGGTGTTACGCGAACTCATGAAAACAGAATGA
- a CDS encoding transcriptional regulator, with amino-acid sequence MTFLIQAAETVTTGVAGNFTWLAIGFVFFIGAVLVLYFLKNIIVNTILGLIAWAILTYILQINLPFWASLIVSALFGLAGIGAMVVLAFLGIV; translated from the coding sequence ATGACCTTTCTTATTCAGGCCGCCGAGACCGTTACCACGGGAGTGGCCGGGAATTTCACCTGGCTGGCCATCGGATTCGTATTCTTCATCGGGGCGGTGCTGGTACTCTACTTCCTCAAAAACATCATCGTGAACACCATCCTGGGATTAATCGCCTGGGCCATCCTAACTTACATCCTTCAAATCAACCTCCCCTTCTGGGCCTCCCTCATCGTGAGCGCGCTATTCGGACTCGCCGGGATTGGCGCGATGGTCGTGCTGGCATTCCTGGGGATTGTGTAA
- a CDS encoding PAC2 family protein, whose product MVTQIFLMEKPQPKEAVAFVGLPGIGLVGKIVVDYLVKELKPKKIADVYSDAFPPAVITRSGILELFTDHIYHLETKGKHFYFVSGPVIPNLEQGTTASEVQYDFARALVAALKDLKVSQIYTLAGLNVGDKRMTITPGVVVSATDKGTLEKWKATGARASGTDDTIWGYAGLTLGIGKVQGIPGACLMGETSAQLVYGDPGASKSVLALIDKQFKFNLKMDRIEAEAKEIETAFKKLAETMAAEEGHGGQSNLPYVR is encoded by the coding sequence ATGGTCACTCAAATCTTTTTGATGGAAAAGCCCCAGCCCAAGGAGGCCGTGGCCTTCGTGGGGTTGCCTGGCATAGGTTTAGTGGGGAAGATTGTGGTGGATTATCTCGTGAAGGAATTGAAGCCCAAGAAGATCGCGGATGTGTACAGCGACGCATTCCCTCCCGCGGTCATCACCCGTAGCGGGATTTTGGAATTGTTCACCGACCATATTTATCACCTGGAAACCAAAGGGAAGCATTTCTATTTCGTCTCGGGCCCCGTGATCCCCAATCTGGAGCAGGGCACCACGGCCTCGGAAGTGCAATACGATTTCGCCCGGGCCCTCGTGGCCGCGCTCAAGGACTTGAAAGTGTCGCAGATTTATACCCTCGCGGGTTTGAATGTGGGGGATAAGCGCATGACCATAACCCCAGGTGTCGTGGTTTCTGCTACGGATAAGGGGACGCTCGAAAAATGGAAGGCGACCGGGGCCCGTGCTTCGGGCACGGATGATACCATCTGGGGATATGCGGGGTTGACTTTGGGCATTGGTAAAGTCCAAGGGATTCCCGGGGCATGTTTAATGGGAGAAACGAGCGCCCAGCTCGTGTATGGCGATCCCGGCGCGAGCAAATCCGTGTTGGCGCTCATCGACAAGCAATTCAAATTCAATCTGAAAATGGACCGCATCGAGGCCGAAGCCAAGGAGATCGAAACCGCTTTCAAAAAGCTCGCTGAAACCATGGCCGCAGAAGAGGGCCACGGGGGCCAATCCAACCTTCCCTACGTGCGCTGA
- a CDS encoding S1 RNA-binding domain-containing protein, which produces MAFTRSNTGRRPFRPRPGGNRGGFRGGASRPFSRPSSRPPSSSGARPPITTAPPSRNRHVKTWPKYGEIVVVKVDKVLDYGVFASLLEYEGATGFIHISQVESSWIKNIRNHVREGQMRAALVQKVDTEKLQIDLSLNKVGERQQRLKIEEYKQLQRNRKLVEVMAKSLEKNLDDGWQAVAEPLIAYYGDLPAAFEAIALEGEKAVHDVDDQWVPIVVDVVQKNVKPSEKAVKGTLTISCTLPNGVEIVKDALLSGSRDADEASVHYQYLGAGKYQMKVVSYDYKIAEKALAQVQSRITQKIGSNGQCTFARQEA; this is translated from the coding sequence ATGGCCTTCACCCGTTCCAACACTGGCCGTCGTCCCTTCCGCCCGCGTCCGGGGGGAAACCGGGGGGGCTTCCGCGGCGGGGCGTCCCGACCCTTTTCCAGACCATCCTCCCGTCCACCGTCTTCTTCGGGTGCGCGTCCCCCTATAACCACCGCGCCTCCTTCCCGCAATCGTCACGTGAAGACCTGGCCCAAATATGGGGAAATTGTGGTTGTGAAGGTGGACAAGGTCCTTGACTATGGGGTGTTTGCTTCCCTCCTCGAGTATGAAGGGGCCACCGGTTTCATCCACATTTCTCAAGTCGAATCCTCGTGGATAAAAAATATTCGCAACCACGTGCGCGAGGGCCAGATGCGCGCGGCCTTAGTCCAGAAGGTGGACACTGAGAAGCTTCAAATCGATTTGTCTTTGAACAAAGTGGGGGAGCGCCAGCAGCGGTTGAAGATAGAAGAGTACAAACAACTCCAGCGTAATCGGAAGCTCGTGGAGGTGATGGCTAAATCCCTGGAAAAGAATCTCGATGACGGGTGGCAGGCCGTGGCGGAACCCTTGATCGCCTATTATGGTGACCTTCCGGCGGCTTTTGAGGCCATCGCCCTGGAAGGGGAAAAAGCGGTTCATGATGTTGATGACCAATGGGTGCCCATTGTAGTGGACGTGGTGCAGAAGAACGTGAAGCCCTCCGAGAAAGCGGTGAAAGGAACTCTCACCATTTCCTGCACCCTTCCCAATGGGGTTGAAATAGTGAAAGACGCCCTGCTCAGCGGCTCCCGCGACGCGGATGAGGCGAGCGTGCATTATCAGTATTTGGGGGCGGGGAAATACCAGATGAAAGTGGTCTCTTACGATTATAAAATAGCGGAGAAAGCGTTGGCCCAAGTTCAATCCCGCATCACCCAAAAAATTGGGTCGAATGGCCAGTGCACGTTCGCCCGTCAGGAGGCATGA
- a CDS encoding DNA primase small subunit domain-containing protein: protein MGGNAVSRSWVQGCFARYYAEHPISLPYAAARREFGYGSQSKIERRHTGFADDGEFNAFLQNQSPLYVSASVSEYVFPTLQPMEKKQWVGGDLIYEFDADDIPTPCKTQHDAWECPACGEQGKGRVAKCTQCGKGTQLEEWVCGECVRATKEKTNNLIRLLQDDWGFDWGKTIFVNFSGSKGYHVHVRSPHIFSLPKSARIELMDYVSFHEMDVSSLGFFFDGKQYHCPLPARAKGHASRILDELRALLLHADETEWSILSHSSPRAIRTFLNDRSLLLRDVHAGILPVLPGKKTEPFWDAVLAALVDRLRLPIDRQCSSDIHRLMRVPNTLHGSTGLLAQSLSEEEFEGYSPFRDGAVVKGKDRRIFVKKCPLVEIGTDTLSPIDEGKDITVSPAMAVYLVGWGAAELR, encoded by the coding sequence ATGGGTGGGAATGCCGTTTCACGTAGTTGGGTCCAAGGGTGCTTCGCCCGCTATTACGCGGAGCATCCCATTTCCCTTCCTTATGCGGCCGCGCGGCGGGAATTCGGGTATGGTTCCCAGAGCAAGATCGAGCGCCGCCACACTGGATTCGCAGACGATGGAGAATTCAATGCCTTTCTCCAGAACCAATCCCCCTTGTATGTGTCGGCGTCCGTTTCGGAATATGTGTTTCCAACCCTTCAACCCATGGAGAAGAAACAATGGGTGGGGGGAGACCTCATCTATGAGTTCGACGCGGACGACATTCCTACCCCCTGCAAAACCCAACACGACGCATGGGAATGTCCGGCGTGCGGCGAGCAAGGAAAAGGGCGCGTGGCCAAGTGCACGCAGTGCGGGAAAGGCACGCAACTGGAGGAGTGGGTGTGCGGGGAGTGCGTGCGCGCTACCAAAGAAAAAACCAATAATCTTATTCGCTTGCTTCAGGACGATTGGGGTTTTGATTGGGGCAAAACCATTTTCGTCAATTTCTCAGGGAGCAAAGGATATCATGTTCATGTCCGTTCCCCCCACATTTTTTCGCTCCCTAAATCCGCGCGGATCGAACTCATGGACTATGTTTCCTTCCACGAAATGGATGTCTCATCCTTAGGATTTTTCTTCGATGGAAAACAATACCATTGCCCCCTTCCTGCGCGGGCCAAGGGTCATGCGTCGCGCATCCTGGATGAATTGCGTGCGCTCCTCCTGCACGCAGACGAAACGGAGTGGTCAATCCTCTCCCATTCCTCCCCCCGGGCCATTCGTACATTCTTAAATGACCGTTCTCTTCTCCTGCGGGATGTGCACGCGGGGATACTCCCCGTGCTCCCGGGAAAGAAAACCGAGCCCTTCTGGGATGCGGTGTTAGCCGCTCTGGTGGACCGATTGCGGCTTCCTATTGATCGTCAATGCTCTTCCGATATTCATCGCCTCATGCGGGTTCCCAACACCCTGCACGGGAGCACCGGTCTCCTCGCCCAATCCCTTTCCGAGGAGGAGTTTGAAGGGTATTCCCCTTTCCGGGATGGGGCGGTGGTGAAAGGGAAGGATCGAAGGATTTTCGTTAAAAAGTGTCCGCTCGTAGAGATAGGAACGGACACCCTTTCTCCCATTGATGAGGGAAAGGATATCACCGTCTCCCCGGCCATGGCCGTCTATCTCGTGGGATGGGGGGCGGCGGAACTCCGCTGA
- a CDS encoding HAD-IC family P-type ATPase, producing MADYYTLAPEAVLEALASRRGGLSPKEAEDRLTQYGPNTIRLEKKIDVLELFIRQFTGLLVLVLIGAGILSYAVGDPIDTVAIFAIVLLNGLLGFFQEYKAERAIEALKKLGALHATVRRGGEWIETDAQALVPGDIVQLEEGVKIPADIRFIETIETSVDEALLTGESNPVNKQIEAIEGNPGVADRVNYGYANTSIVRGRGVGIVIATGLQTEFGKIAQKLEDVEDEPTPLKQHLDVFAKQMTIGVVLVMVALFVLGYFIQGRELVEMLLLAIALGVAAIPEGLPAITTITLALGVQRIAQKNALIKHLPSAETLGATTVICSDKTGTLTKNEMTVEYVYADEKLYHVSGVGYSPRGNVEWNNAPFTPENGSGLEKAIQCGVHSNNAQYSPREATILGDPTEGAMVVLGHKTGIVTQWERVKEIPFTSARKQMTTIHAVGGKAYRIFSKGAVERILDGCSFVLENGKKIPLTQGKKQQIQTQTNTLAASAYRVLGCAYLDTETIPTNPETNLVFVGLLALRDPPREEAKGAIATCVGAGIQVKMITGDHPLTAKAIAERLGLEGEVITGEQINGMSDAELNEVVRTHAIFARVDPEHKYRIVERLQQSGHVVAVTGDGVNDAPAIKKADIGIAMGIKGTDVAKEASDMVLRDDNFATIVNAVELGRTIYANLQGFVRYLLGANLAEILVVATGFFLAAGEVLTPIQLLWINLVTDAFPALALGEDPPTKDVMRKKPRPKSAGILDQMGSFIVVSGLIGSIVTLFAFFHGLRMGETYAGTMAFTMIVVFELVLVFNAREEGKTMLEHSPFTNLWLILAVGLSLGLQLMAIYVPWLAPFFGTVPLSGEDWVLIGGLSLFALLVPKISHFWNTHRGAHLVEGVSPSLG from the coding sequence ATGGCGGACTATTATACCCTGGCCCCCGAGGCGGTGCTGGAAGCCCTTGCGTCCCGACGGGGGGGATTATCTCCTAAAGAGGCGGAGGACCGGCTCACACAGTATGGTCCTAATACGATTCGCCTCGAGAAAAAAATAGATGTCCTGGAATTATTCATCCGACAATTCACGGGGTTGCTGGTGCTCGTGCTCATTGGCGCGGGAATATTATCCTATGCGGTGGGGGACCCCATTGACACGGTGGCCATATTCGCCATCGTATTGCTGAATGGATTGTTGGGATTCTTCCAGGAATACAAAGCCGAACGCGCCATCGAGGCACTCAAAAAATTGGGGGCGCTCCACGCCACGGTAAGACGCGGGGGGGAATGGATTGAAACGGACGCTCAAGCATTGGTTCCCGGGGATATCGTGCAACTCGAGGAAGGGGTGAAAATCCCGGCCGATATCCGGTTTATCGAGACGATTGAGACGAGTGTGGATGAAGCCCTTTTGACGGGAGAAAGCAATCCCGTGAACAAGCAAATCGAGGCTATAGAAGGAAACCCAGGAGTGGCGGATAGGGTGAACTATGGGTATGCCAACACCTCCATCGTGCGGGGAAGGGGAGTAGGAATTGTTATTGCTACGGGATTGCAAACGGAATTTGGAAAGATTGCCCAAAAATTGGAGGACGTGGAGGATGAACCCACACCCCTCAAACAACACTTGGATGTCTTCGCCAAACAAATGACGATAGGGGTGGTGCTCGTGATGGTCGCCCTGTTCGTTCTCGGCTATTTCATCCAGGGACGAGAATTAGTGGAGATGCTCCTATTGGCCATCGCATTAGGGGTGGCAGCCATCCCGGAAGGACTGCCAGCCATCACCACCATTACATTAGCATTGGGGGTGCAGCGCATCGCGCAGAAGAACGCACTCATCAAACATCTGCCTTCAGCTGAAACCCTGGGAGCCACCACCGTCATTTGCTCCGACAAAACGGGGACGCTGACTAAGAATGAGATGACGGTGGAATACGTGTATGCGGATGAAAAACTATATCATGTGAGTGGGGTGGGATATAGTCCGCGGGGGAATGTGGAATGGAACAATGCGCCCTTCACTCCCGAAAATGGGTCAGGGTTGGAAAAAGCCATTCAATGCGGAGTGCATTCCAACAATGCGCAATATTCCCCGCGCGAAGCCACCATTTTAGGGGACCCCACGGAAGGGGCGATGGTGGTGCTAGGACACAAGACTGGGATTGTTACCCAGTGGGAACGAGTGAAAGAAATCCCCTTCACGAGCGCGCGCAAGCAGATGACGACCATCCATGCAGTAGGGGGAAAGGCTTACCGCATCTTCTCCAAGGGAGCCGTGGAACGCATCCTGGATGGATGTTCTTTCGTCCTGGAGAATGGTAAAAAAATTCCCCTGACGCAAGGGAAAAAACAGCAGATCCAGACGCAGACGAATACGTTGGCCGCGAGCGCCTACCGGGTGTTGGGGTGCGCCTATTTAGATACGGAAACCATCCCCACGAATCCGGAAACTAATCTGGTTTTCGTTGGATTGCTCGCCCTCCGCGACCCCCCGCGTGAGGAAGCCAAAGGAGCTATTGCCACTTGTGTGGGGGCCGGGATACAGGTAAAAATGATCACGGGCGACCATCCCCTCACAGCAAAAGCCATCGCCGAACGATTAGGATTGGAAGGAGAGGTCATCACGGGTGAACAGATAAATGGAATGTCTGATGCGGAGCTCAACGAGGTTGTGCGCACGCATGCTATTTTTGCCCGCGTGGACCCGGAGCACAAATACAGGATTGTGGAAAGGTTACAACAGTCTGGACACGTGGTGGCGGTAACCGGAGATGGGGTGAATGATGCCCCGGCCATCAAGAAAGCGGATATTGGCATCGCCATGGGGATCAAGGGAACGGATGTGGCGAAGGAAGCCAGCGATATGGTTTTGCGGGATGATAATTTTGCTACCATCGTGAACGCCGTTGAATTAGGGCGCACCATCTATGCCAACCTACAAGGGTTTGTCCGCTACCTCTTGGGGGCGAACCTCGCGGAGATATTGGTGGTAGCCACAGGTTTCTTCCTGGCGGCGGGGGAAGTGTTAACCCCCATCCAACTGCTCTGGATCAACCTCGTCACGGATGCGTTTCCCGCGCTGGCATTGGGAGAAGATCCCCCCACGAAAGATGTGATGCGGAAAAAACCAAGGCCCAAGAGCGCGGGAATATTAGATCAAATGGGATCATTCATCGTGGTATCAGGCCTCATAGGAAGCATTGTGACATTGTTTGCTTTCTTCCATGGCCTGCGCATGGGTGAAACCTATGCGGGGACGATGGCCTTCACCATGATAGTCGTGTTTGAGCTGGTGCTCGTGTTCAATGCGCGTGAGGAAGGAAAAACGATGCTGGAACACTCGCCCTTCACTAACCTCTGGCTGATTTTGGCCGTGGGGCTCTCTTTGGGATTGCAACTGATGGCCATTTATGTGCCCTGGCTCGCCCCCTTCTTTGGAACCGTACCCCTATCCGGGGAGGATTGGGTTTTGATTGGAGGGTTAAGCCTGTTCGCCCTTCTCGTCCCCAAAATAAGCCATTTCTGGAACACCCATCGCGGGGCTCACTTGGTAGAAGGAGTTTCCCCTTCCTTGGGGTGA
- the pcn gene encoding proliferating cell nuclear antigen (pcna) — protein sequence MHLVLERAEVLKRSVDAIAVLIDEAEFEVSQKGLSLKATDPSQIAMVDFEYDKKAFKTFDVENTIRLGLDMDYLNQVMARAKPTDEVALKLDEDSSKLSITFRGSSTRTFSVPLIDISSGELPNPKIEFDATVKVKAGVLQDALKDAGLLSTHLTLGARIDAFFVKAVSSKGELFNETKKDSVSLPDLSVKKECRSMFPLDYLSDMLKAAASDTDVVVKIKENAPVELNYPIGEAKLRYFLAPRIETA from the coding sequence ATGCATTTGGTTTTGGAGCGCGCCGAGGTCCTTAAGCGGAGCGTGGATGCGATTGCCGTTTTGATCGATGAGGCCGAATTCGAGGTATCCCAAAAAGGATTGAGCCTCAAAGCCACGGACCCCTCCCAAATTGCCATGGTGGATTTCGAGTACGATAAAAAGGCCTTCAAAACATTTGATGTGGAAAACACCATCCGGTTAGGTCTGGATATGGATTACCTCAACCAAGTGATGGCCCGCGCCAAACCTACGGATGAGGTGGCATTGAAACTGGATGAGGATTCCTCCAAGTTATCCATCACCTTCCGGGGTTCCTCCACGCGCACCTTTTCAGTCCCACTTATCGATATTTCCTCAGGGGAATTGCCCAACCCTAAAATAGAATTCGACGCCACCGTGAAGGTGAAAGCGGGGGTGTTGCAGGACGCGTTAAAGGACGCGGGTTTGCTCTCCACCCATTTGACGTTGGGGGCGCGCATTGATGCCTTTTTCGTGAAAGCGGTTTCCTCAAAGGGAGAGTTGTTCAATGAAACCAAAAAGGACTCTGTAAGCCTGCCCGATTTGAGTGTGAAAAAGGAGTGCCGATCCATGTTCCCATTGGATTATTTGAGCGACATGCTCAAGGCGGCCGCCTCCGACACGGATGTGGTGGTGAAGATCAAGGAGAATGCCCCCGTCGAATTAAACTATCCTATTGGTGAAGCCAAACTGCGCTATTTCCTCGCGCCGCGGATTGAAACGGCATAA
- a CDS encoding DNA-directed RNA polymerase subunit L gives MEIEFLKKQAHHVEFKLIGETHTFANLLKAHLVDDPNVEFVAYKLEHPLGQDSHFILRTKEKESKKVLLDAVKRLQEDLKELKESFTKALK, from the coding sequence ATGGAGATCGAATTCCTGAAGAAGCAAGCCCATCACGTGGAGTTCAAACTCATCGGGGAAACCCACACGTTTGCCAACCTATTGAAAGCCCACCTCGTGGACGATCCCAACGTGGAATTCGTGGCCTACAAGCTCGAGCACCCTTTGGGACAGGACTCCCATTTCATCCTCCGCACTAAAGAAAAGGAATCCAAAAAGGTGTTGCTCGATGCCGTGAAGCGCCTCCAGGAAGACTTGAAAGAGCTCAAGGAATCCTTTACGAAAGCGCTGAAATAA
- a CDS encoding exosome complex RNA-binding protein Csl4, giving the protein MQHPTFPGEILTVEEEYAPGANTHVDEEGNVFSTCVGDAAFDEEAREVHVYPSPRQKRLIEVGSVVIGRVSLVKNAVVILSLGYAEKDGKLQRLTDTSAALNIARVSKEFIRSLSDYFSIGDFVRAKVVGVTPYSIEISTSDEGLGVIMPRKQIVQSTIMGEEILPPPETKRSE; this is encoded by the coding sequence ATGCAACACCCCACATTCCCTGGAGAGATTCTGACAGTAGAAGAGGAGTATGCCCCCGGCGCCAACACCCATGTGGATGAGGAAGGCAACGTTTTCTCTACTTGTGTGGGGGACGCCGCCTTCGATGAGGAGGCGCGGGAGGTTCATGTGTATCCTTCTCCCCGCCAAAAGCGTTTGATTGAAGTGGGTTCAGTAGTCATCGGTCGGGTATCCTTAGTGAAGAACGCAGTGGTTATCCTGTCATTGGGATACGCTGAAAAGGATGGGAAACTCCAGCGCCTCACGGATACCTCGGCGGCATTGAATATTGCACGAGTGTCCAAGGAATTCATCCGTTCCCTGAGCGATTATTTTTCCATTGGCGATTTCGTGCGCGCCAAAGTGGTAGGGGTCACTCCCTATTCGATCGAGATTTCCACTTCAGATGAAGGATTAGGGGTTATCATGCCCCGGAAACAGATTGTGCAATCAACCATCATGGGAGAGGAAATCCTTCCCCCTCCCGAGACTAAAAGGAGTGAGTGA
- a CDS encoding stage II sporulation protein M has protein sequence MVLETLLPSNVARERPHYMMLIAFLFAIVGMWLAYYVFPNSASILTLAFIVIAAEPVIRKTLMDEEDEEAKKPGSAATFLGRHFDLIKMYSWFFLGLVLAYMTWYIILPSGANGGCLAGEYCGNFPTQESVFAEQERQLQGIGHLRSELSGNVVATTGNVAQLPRPGDFWGVAGFLFQNNATVLLLAVFFSFLFGEGALFLIGWNASIIGTVMGKISSGVILTSTTNDIWTLFHALGYGIYQGIGFIPHGIPEIGAYYIGAIAGGIISASIAKEAYKSHEFRTIAKDAAALIITAILLLVVAALIESWLWIGF, from the coding sequence ATGGTCCTGGAAACCCTCCTTCCTTCTAACGTGGCCCGGGAACGACCGCATTACATGATGCTCATCGCCTTCCTTTTTGCTATCGTGGGGATGTGGCTCGCCTATTACGTGTTTCCGAATTCGGCCTCCATCCTGACGCTCGCCTTTATTGTAATCGCGGCCGAACCGGTTATCCGGAAAACATTAATGGATGAAGAGGATGAGGAAGCCAAAAAACCGGGGAGCGCGGCCACCTTCCTGGGAAGACACTTTGACCTAATCAAGATGTATTCCTGGTTTTTCCTGGGGCTGGTGTTGGCCTACATGACGTGGTACATCATTTTACCCTCCGGGGCGAATGGGGGTTGTTTAGCGGGCGAATACTGCGGGAACTTCCCCACCCAGGAAAGCGTGTTCGCGGAGCAGGAGCGGCAGCTGCAGGGCATCGGGCACTTGCGCTCGGAGCTCAGTGGGAATGTGGTGGCGACGACTGGGAACGTGGCCCAACTCCCACGCCCGGGGGACTTTTGGGGGGTGGCTGGATTTTTGTTCCAGAACAATGCCACGGTGTTGTTGCTGGCGGTGTTCTTCTCATTCCTCTTTGGGGAAGGCGCGCTCTTCCTCATTGGGTGGAACGCGAGCATCATCGGGACGGTGATGGGAAAGATTTCATCCGGGGTTATTCTCACGAGCACGACGAATGATATTTGGACCCTTTTTCATGCGTTGGGATATGGGATATACCAAGGCATTGGGTTCATCCCGCATGGGATTCCTGAGATTGGCGCTTATTACATTGGAGCGATTGCGGGAGGCATCATATCCGCGAGCATCGCCAAAGAAGCGTACAAATCCCACGAGTTCCGCACCATCGCCAAAGACGCCGCCGCCCTCATCATTACCGCCATTTTGTTACTGGTAGTGGCCGCGCTCATTGAAAGCTGG